Proteins encoded together in one Bifidobacterium sp. ESL0745 window:
- a CDS encoding redoxin domain-containing protein, with protein sequence MTMLHHELTDFTANIYQDNKFSTLTKADVLGHWSLFFFYPNDFSFVCPTELEDLADHYEDFKKAGCEVYGVSHDTEFVHKAWHEANEKIAKIQFPMVADPTNQLSRDLDTYDEVHGQAERGDFILSPEGKVVAYEVISSNVGRNAEEILRRVEASQFVYEHGDQVCPAKWEPGDETIAPSLDLVGQL encoded by the coding sequence ATGACCATGCTTCATCATGAGCTGACCGATTTTACGGCCAATATTTATCAGGACAATAAATTCAGCACGCTTACCAAGGCGGATGTGCTCGGCCACTGGTCACTTTTCTTCTTCTATCCGAACGATTTCAGCTTTGTGTGCCCCACCGAACTTGAGGACCTCGCCGACCATTATGAGGACTTCAAGAAGGCCGGTTGCGAGGTTTACGGCGTCTCCCACGACACTGAATTTGTTCACAAGGCTTGGCATGAGGCCAACGAGAAGATTGCGAAGATTCAGTTTCCGATGGTCGCTGACCCAACCAACCAGCTTTCCCGCGATCTCGACACCTATGATGAGGTCCACGGTCAGGCTGAGCGTGGTGACTTCATCCTGAGCCCTGAAGGCAAAGTCGTGGCCTATGAGGTCATTTCCTCCAACGTCGGCCGCAATGCGGAAGAGATTCTGCGCCGTGTCGAAGCCTCGCAGTTCGTTTACGAGCACGGCGATCAGGTCTGCCCTGCGAAGTGGGAGCCGGGCGACGAGACCATCGCCCCGAGTCTCGACCTCGTCGGCCAGCTCTGA